The Methanobrevibacter thaueri DNA window ATGGTAGAAATCATCGTTGTTGGAGCGGGCCTTGCAGGATTGGCCGCATCAATAAGGGCATGTGACAATGGAGCAAATGTTTCAATGATATCCCCTGATTATTCCGAACGCTCACAGTCTGTAATGGCTATGGGCGGAATAAATGCAGCATTGAATACAAAAGGGGAGGACGACTCGCCAAGCCAGCATTTCACAGATACCATGAATGGAGGATGTGAAATAAATAACGAAAAGGCCGTGAAAAGGCTGACGGATGACGCTCCTCAAATCATCAATTGGCTTGAAAGGATGGGAACAAGCTTTTCCCGTGACGCCAACGGAAATGTCGACATGAGAAACTTCGGAGGCCAAAAGAAAAAACGAACGGTCTATGCCGAATCCAAAACTGGCAAGCAGATTGTCTCAGCCCTAGTAAGCGCATGCCGCAAAAGAGAATCCAAAGGCAAAATCAAGCGTTTTGTAGGGTACAGATTCCTGTCATTGATTTTTACCGATGAGGACGAATGCTGCGGCGTTAACTGCATACATGAGGACACAGAGGAAATCAAATCATTCATTGGCGATGCCGTTATCATAGCTACCGGAGGATACAATTCAGTCTTTGGAAAGATACTCGGATCCACACAGAACGACGGATTCACCACCGCAAAACTCTTCACACAGGGAGTCAGGCTGGCGAACCTTGAAATGGTCCAGTATCACCCGACATCAGTCAACACCCCTCAAAAGAGAATGCTGATAACTGAAGCTGCACGTGGCGAAGGGGGAAGGCTGTTTGTAATGAAAGACGGCAAGCCATGGTATTTCATGAAGGACTTCTATCCGGAGCTTGCAGACCTGATGCCGAGGGATGTCGTTTCAAGAAGCATATTTAAAGTCTCAGACGGCGGCAAAAAGGACGTTTTCCTTGACCTGACCCCTTTGGATGAGCATACAGTCAAGGTCAAGCTGGATGAGGTGTATGAAATCTGTCAGAGCTATCTGAACATTAATCCTATGGAAACTCCTATTCCGATATTTCCTGCAGTCCATTACTTCATGGGAGGAATCCAGACCGATGAAAACCATAAGACAAACATAAAGGGACTATATGCAGCGGGAGAATGCTCATGCCAGTATCACGGCGCAAACAGGCTGGGCGGAAATTCCCTGTTGGGAGCTGTCCATGGAGGATGGATTTCCGCAGAGAATGCCGTTTTGGAAAAGCCAACAGGAAATGTCCTCAATAATATCAACGATGAGTTGGAATCATTCAAATCCCATAATCCAAAGGACAAGCCATTATCTGACACATTAAGCGAAATTTCACAAATCATGAATGAGGCAATGGGAATCTACAGGAATGAGGACGGCTTGAGGGCCGCACTGGACAGGCTGGAGAATCTGGATACAGAGGTAAATGCAAAATATTATGATTATCTTAAAGTCAAACTGCTTGTTGTGCTTTCAAAGGCCAGCATCTTATCGGCACTGGCCAGAAAGGAATCAAGGGGAGCCCATCAGAGGCTTGATTATCCCGAAAGCGACGACAACTATAAAAAATCAATCTGCGCAATGTATGAGGATGGGGAGATAGTGATCAAATGAAGGTAATGATTAAAATTGACGGAGAGCTTCAGACATTCGACTACGACGGCGACATAAACATATCCGTCATCACCCTGCTTGAAAGGTGGGGCCGTCCAATCGAATATTCCTGCAGCTGCCTTCAGGGAATCTGCGGTGCATGTGCAATGGTCATCAATTCAGAGCCTAAACTCGCATGCAAAACATTTCTAAATGAGGAAAAGACAGTCATTGAAAACAGCGAGATTACCATCGAGCCCCTTTCCAAGTTTCCGCTAATCAAAGACTTGAAAGTCGACAGGTCAATCCTTTTTGATGCGATGGAGGACTGCGAGCTATGGCTGGAAAGCGATTCAACATACCATCCGAAGGATTTGGATTTTGAATATGAAATGTCATTGTGCCTGATGTGCGGATGCTGCACAGAGGTTTGTCCAAATTACAAACTGGGAGATTTCGTAGGGGCCCCGGTTGCGGTTTCTGCATCCAAACTGGTCAATCAGGAAAGTGACAAGGATCACTTGAAAAGCCTGAAAAAGAACTATAAAAAAAGGTTTTTCTCACATTGCGTCAAGTCGACTTCCTGTGAGGACGTCTGTCCGATGGGAATACCAACCCAAAGGGCGATTTCAAAAATGAACAGGAAATCCGTATGGAGAATTTGGCAATTGTTGAATCGTGATTAAAAAAAATAGTTAAACAGCATTTGAAATGCTGTTAGGAAGCCTTATCAATCTTTATTGGCTTGAACTTGTTTACATCGTTGAACTCCTCGAGATATTTGAGACAGTCTTTGGTTTTGCTTTTGTCGTCATCATCAAATGAAGAGTCAATGATATACTGGTCACCATCTATTTTGATAATCTCCAAGGCGCCTGCTTTTTCCTTGAATGTGTCCACATATTCAGCATATGTGCCGTTAATGATTTTCACTTGACGGTCATCGCTATTCTCGAAATAGTCATCATGATCGATGAATGCACTGTAGCTGTGCATATCCATTTCAAAATCCCCCTTGGTAAATGTTACGGGATTCCTTTCAAAGCCGATAGGCGCATTATGGTCGGTTATGATATCCGCTGAGACAGCACCCATGAAAAATATCAGAAATATCAATGATACGAAGATGATTTTAAATTTCATGGTTTCACCTCATAATTGAAAAGTTTTAGTTATCCCTGAGCCAATTTGTAGGCCTCATAAGCCACGGCCAGGGAATAGACTGTATCCACCACAAGAGATATAATCAGATAGATTCCATCTGAAAAATAACCTATGGAATAGAATACTGCAGTAACTATAAGGAACATTATTCCTCTTGGTATGGCTCCCGCATAGATCTGCCCCAATCCCGGAAGCAGAAATGAAGCTATTGCCGCAATAATTGGATTTGCCATTTTTTTCCTCCTCAAAAATTTTTCAAATATATTTCTGTAAAAAATATTTTATATATTTATCACCCATATTTCAACGGAAAATGGAATGTTTTTTGCACAAAGTATAAATTTAGGTATAACTAAATATTATATAAAAACATATTGAGGTGATTAATTTGGTAGATAGCGATGCAGTAACCAATGGAATTTTTTCATTTTTCATTCCTGGATTAGGTCAGGCAATTGAAGGATATAAAGTCAGAGGAGTTATTCTGTTCATAATTGCTGTTGCAATATCCGCAACATTCATCTATTTCCACTTGAATCAAACAATGCATTATATTGTATCTATAGTCTACGGCCTTATTGCAGGATATGACGCATATAGATTATATTAATTTGAGTATTCAATACTCAAAACTTTTTTTTTGATCAAACATAACCTACAAAATGAAGAAAAATCACACAATTTTTTGAAATATCCAAAATCAAGGTAAAAAAATTTTTACTTGATGAAACATAATTAACAATATGAACTTAATTGACAAAGAATTTTTAAATAGAAATAAAAAATTGCTATTAATAGCATTCATAATTGTATTCGGATCATTAATCGTAGGGAGCATTGTGGGATATTTTGAAGCTGGAGACAGCTACGGCGAGATGAGTGAAATGATTGCATTTAGCCATGAACACAATATCAAAACAAATATGAGCATTAGCGAAAATGCCACAAGCGCTTCTGAATATTTTGTCCATAATTTCATGGTAGACATCATTACAATGATTGGAGGAATATTATTTTCAATATTCTCTGTTTGGAATGTATTGTCAAGCAGTTTCATTGCAGGCCATTATATAGGACAGGACTTTGTATTCGGCCTTGTTTCAACACTTCCACATGGAATTATTGAGTATATTGCCACAGTATTTGCCTTAACCATAGCGTTCATCATAACACGCAGAGAAATAAACATCATCAAAACCAGAAGCTTTGACGGTATAAAAACCGATTTGAAAGACATAGTGATTCTATTGGTATTGGACATAATATTTCTGGCAATTGCCGCTTTCATAGAGGCTCATGTTACTCCAGGGATAGTCTCATCAGTGTTTGGAATTTAACTTTATTGTGCAAGAATTCTCCGGCTTCTACAAGCCGGAGAGGTTCAAGATAAGGATTCCGCCCTGATGAAATGACTTTGCAATTAGATTAATGGAAAAAATTGAAAGAAATTTCAATCAACTAACTTTTTGACAGATCAATTTCTTACATATTAATCAGTTACAAATCATTTTGCAAATAAACATTACATGTATTTTCCTAAGTTTATCTGAATATCTTTTTACATCTTTTTTTATTATATGAATAGTTAATTAGGGCAAAGCTTAAATAGTAACATTCTTGATACAATAATATAAAGCTATCATAACGGAGGTGAAAAATATGGCAATTCCTAAGGCTCCTGTTAAAAGGATTATTCAAAATGCTGGTGCTGAAAGAGTAAGTTCTGATGCAGTAGACGCATTAGCTGAATACTTAGAAGAATACGCAGAAGAAGTATCTAAAGATGCAGTTACATATGCAAAATATGCAAAAAGAAAAACTGTAAAAGAAGAAGACGTTTCTTTAGCAGTTAACAGTTCAAAATCTTCTGAATCTCCTGAAGAGGGCAAACATAATATTGTAGATGTGATTAAAGGAGTATTTGATGCCGTTTCAGAAGGACAAGGCATTGAAGACGTCATTAAATCATTTATGAAAAAATAATGACAAGCCAATATGATGATTTTACACGAAATATTAAAACTATACTGATTTAATTTTAAATCATATAGTTTTTATTTCAAATTTTTTTTATTTTTTTATACTGGAATTGGAAAATATCAATGAAATGTTAAAGTTAATGTACATAAAAAGATATATTTATTAAACTGTACAATAATTTTTAAATTTTATAGATTTTAAAAATTTTTTATTAAATATTTTTTTCAATTCAATAATTTTATAAGGTATTACCTATAGATTTGGTCTTTTCTAATAAATTTTTTAATATAATTCCTCAAATTTAAAATCTAAAAATTTTTTCTGAATATTTTTGATAATTTTTAAATAATTTATCAAATTTATAGTAATTTGATTAAATTTTTTAGTAATAAATTAAATTATATTTAAAAAAAATGAAAATATATAAATATAATACATTATATAGTATATCTCATGTATACAATTAGAGGTGAATTATGACTAAAAAAGATAAAACTTCAAAAGTCGATGAAAAACAAACTAATAAAGCATTAACCGCTGAAGAAGTATCTGAAAAATACACCGTTCCAGAATTAAAATCCATTTTAAAAGAAAACGGTTTGAAAGTTTCAGGCAAAAAAGAGGACCTCGTTGAAAGAGTTTTACCTATCTTAAATGAAGATTCAAGTGAAACATCTACCGTCCAAGTTGATGACTTGACCTCTCAAGAAAATGATGACTTATTAAGTCCTGCACTAAGTATGTTTGGAATAGATTATGAGGAATTACCTGTTAAAGACAAAACCATTATGGGAGATAATACTACATTAAAGATTTACGGATTTACTCAAAATGGTTTAAGCATGTCCGATTTTACTATGTCAATGGTAGCTTCTCCAGACATTGATTTGAAAATGAATCTTCCTGAAGTTTCCTATAGTAACTTTGAAGACACCATCTTTACATTCAAAGATCTTGATTTATCTATTTTGATTAAAACAGATTCACAAAGCCTTGAGTTTTCAGCGATTATGGATAGTTTAGATATAATAACTGAATCTTATTATGTTAATTTAAAAGGCCTTAATTTGGGCTTCAAATCCTTACCTGATAACAGCATATGTTTAGATATTGATATAGACAGCTTCATATATCCTGATATTGATGGCACATATATTAACTTCGAGAATCTCAGTCTTAACATATCAATCGGATTGGATGGAGAAATTCTCGGCATAACAACAAATTTACCTAAATTAAATCTTTTAAACAAAAACTATAGGGTAGACCTATCTGATTTAAATCTAAATATCACACTGCCTGATTTAGAATTATCAAATCTTGACTTATCCATATTAATGTCAGATTTCCGTTACACAAACTTTGATGACGTTCATGTAAATATGGATAATGTAAATGTATCAATTGAACCTATAATATCAGATAAGGTAACCGTAATTACCCGTATGGATGCTTTGGATGCAGCGGGCCTAAATTCATTCGATGAATTGTTCCCAATGTTAGATATTAATGAAGTGAACTTTAAAACTCCTACCAATGATTTGGAATCCCCCGTTACCATAACATCCCTTATGCCACTTTTAGATATTTCCAAACTAGGTATGTCCACAATTGCCACTCTTTTAAGTTCAGGATTTGACCTTGACACTTACATGAGCAATCTGCCAGGCCAATTTACTGGCCCTTCATACGGAGGCGCTTTTGATGACCCTAATGCAGAGGCCTCAGGCTTTGACTTAGTCGGCATGTTTGAAAAATGTGATTATTCAGGTTTAGATGCAATTAAGTTTAATTTAACCGGATTGCTTGATTCTGCAGATATTGATTTATCTGACTTCGGCATTGATGCATCAGACTATGACTTCTCTAACATTAGCTTGTCCGAACTTATTGATGGATTAAAAGATTCTGAATTTGTCATGACCGCTATGGGCATACTCGGAAAATTATCCACCATTGACTTTGAAAATCTTGATTTCAATGGTTTAATAAGTGATTTTGATGCAGAAAGCTTTGACATATCCAGTCTATTAGAAAGCCTTAACATATCTAGCTCTGATCTTGCCACTCTTATAGATACATTCAGTAATTTTGGTGACGTATTTAAAAACCTCGATTTATCATGTTTAGGAGCAATCGAACTCAATTTAACAGGATTACTTGATTCACTAGGAATTGACTTATCTGACTTCGGCATTGACACATCAGGATATGACCTATCTGCAATCAGCCTCGCAGAACTCATAGGTCTCTTAAGCAATCTTGAAATTGACATGAACACTATCACAACCCTGTTAAAATTATTCGGTATTGAATTAGATGGCATTGATTTGGATGGATTAATAAGCAGCTTTGATGCAGAAAACTTTGATATATCCAGCTTATTAGAAAGCCTTAACTTATCCAGTTCCGATCTCGCCGATATCATAGAAATGTTCACCAATTCAGACATCGACTTTGCAGGCATGATGGAAAACCTCGATTTATCCTGTTTAGGCGCAATCGAACTCAACTTAACCGGATTAATTATTTCACTAGGAATTGACATATCTGAGCTTGGCATTGACCTATCAGACTATGACCTATCCGCAATCAGCCTCGCAGAACTCATAGGTCTCTTAAGCAATCTTGAAATTGACATGAACCTAATTACATCCCTGTTAAGATTATTAGGCATTGAATTGGACGACCTTGATTTCGATGGCTTAATAAACAGTTTTGATGAAGAAAACTTTGACATGTCCAGCTTATTAGGTAGCCTTAACTTAACTGACTCCGATATTGATGCTATGGTAGACATGTTCACCAAATCAGACATTGACTTTGAGGCTATATTTAAAAACTGCGATTATTCAACTTTAGACGGCATGGTGCTCGATTTAACCGGAGTAGCTGAATCACTAGAGATTGACGTTTCTGAATTTGACGTTGACTTATCTGCAATCACCATCGCAGAACTTGCAGGTATCTTAAGCGATCCTGATTTCGACATGACCGCTATTACATCCAAGTTTGACGCATCCACCTTAGGCAATCTTAAATTGGATGGCCTAGTAAGCAGCTTTGATGAAGAAAACTTTGACATTTCCGGTCTATTAGAAAGCCTTAACCTATCTGGTGTAGACATGTCCGCTATGGTAGACATGTTCAGCAACTCAGACATCGACTTTGCAGGCATATTTGAAAACATCGATTTATCCTGTTTAGGCGCAATCGAACTCAATTTAGGTGGATTAATCGTTTCACTAGGAATTGACATAACTGACCTCGGCATTGACCTGTCAGACTACGACTTAACCGCAATCAGCCTCGCAGAACTCATAGGTATCTTTAGCAATCTTGAAATTGACATGAACCTCATTGCAGCCGTATTAAAATTATTCGGCCTTGAATTGGACGACCTTGATTTCGATGGCTTAATAAGCAGCTTTGATGCAGAAAACTTTGACTTATCCAGCCTATTAGAAAGCATAGACCTTGGTGACCTGGACATTTCCGCTATTGTAGACATGTTCACCAACTCAGACATCGACTTTGCAGGCATATTTGAAAACATCGATTTATCCTGTTTAGGCGCAATCGAACTCAACTTAACCGGATTGATTGAATCAATAGACATGGACTTATCTGAATTAGGCATTGACCTGTCAGACTATGATTTATCTGCAATCAGCCTCGCAGAACTTATAGGTGTCTTTAGTAATCTTGACTTTGACATGAACACTATCTTTATAATGTTAAAGTTATTCGGCATTGAATTAGATGGTCTTGATTTGGATGGCCTAATAAACAGTTTTGACGAAGAAAACTTTGACCTAAACAGTCTATTAGGAAGCATAAACATAGGTGACCTGGACATTTCCGCTATGGTAGACATGTTCACCAACCCTGATATGGACTTTAAAGAGATGTTTGAAAACATCGATTTATCATCTTTAGGTGCAATCGAACTCAACTTAACCAGATTACTTGATTCAGCAGATATTGATTTAGCTGACTTCGGCATTGACACATCAGACTATGATCTATCTGCAATCAGCCTCGCAGAACTTATTGATGCATTAAGCACATCCGAATTTGTCATGACCGTCGATGCAATTATCTCAAAATTAATGGATATGGACTATGATAATCTTGATTTCGATGGCTTAATAAGTAGCTTTGATGCAGAAAACTTTGACATATCCGGCCTATTAGAAAGCCTTAACCTATCCAATTTCGATATTTCTGCTATCTTTGGTAATTTCGATATGAATGGTTTTGATATAGCAGAGATCTTGAACAGCACACTAAGCATGTTCCTTGAGAAAAGTATTCCAGAATCTTCAAATGCTTAGGATAGTGAATTAAACTATAGTCTAATGAATGTTTAGGCATTCAAGGAAAATCAAACAACTAAAAAAAATAATAGTGGAATAATTTTCACTATTATTCTATTATTTTTTAAAGAATAGGGGAAACAGTATGAGAGATGTTGATGAACTTAAAAAAACCCCTGGACTTTCATTGAAAAGATATCTGATTTTGTTCATTGCAAATTTAATCGGATTGTATTTAATTAGTTTTGGATTGGATTTTACCGTTACCAACTTAAACCGTGTTGTTGTATTCATATTTTTCATCAGTATTTTCAATGCAGTATTATGGCCACTTATAACAAGGATATATATGCCATTTATGGTTTGGACTTTTGGAATTGGTAGTCTGATTTTAAATGGAGGAATATTCGCTTTTTTCGGACCATATTTTGGTTTAAATATTAACGGATTGGGAATAATTCTCGCACCATTGACCATAGCCCTTATTACAATCATCCTCTCCACCATATTGGGACTCGATGACGATGGAGCATTTTACCAGGCAACGCTGAGAGAGGCTCAAAGGAAAAGAAAAGAGGACATTAAGGATTATCCTGGCGTGATAATCGTGGAGATTGATGGACTTGCCTATGACGTCTTATGTGAAGCTATCGACAGGGGAGTAATGCCGACCGTCAAGCAAATGTTAGACAGCAAAACCCATACCCTTAAGAAATGGGAAACAGATTTGTCTTCACAGACAGGAGCAAGCCAAGCTGGAATCCTACATGGGAACAATGAAAACATCACCGCTTTTAGATGGATTGAAAAAGAAAATGATAATCAGGTAATGCAGTGTTCAGGAGTTTCAAAAGTCAAAATCCTTGAAGAAAGAATATCAAATGGAAATGGATTGCTTGTTGAAAATGGAGCGAGCAGATCCAACCTATTTTCAGGAGATACAGACAATGTGATTTTCACCTTCAGCAAAATAACAGATTTGAGAAAACTGTATAACGGAGCATGGTATTCAATCTTTTCAAATCCAAGCGATTTCGCACGTATAGTGGTACTGCTTATTGAAGACATGATTCATGAAATATATTCCCAGTTGAAACACAGGCTATTAAACATCCAACCAAGGATTTCACGAGGAATCGCATATATTCCAACAAGAGCCGGAACCAATGTATTCATGAGGGAAATCAACACCAAAACACTGATTGGAGATATGATGATTGGAGAAATTGATGTTGCATATTCCACCTATTTGGGTTATGATGAGATTGCTCACCATTCAGGAGTTAGGGATGAGGATGTATGGTTTGCCCTTAAAGGAATGGATAAACAGATAAAACATTTAGTTGATGGAAACAAATACTCTCCAAGAGAATATCAATTCGTGATACAGTCAGACCATGGCCAAACCAATGGGGCTACATTCAAACAGAGATACGGCGAGTCATTCGAAGACTTTGTCAAATCACTGCTTCCTATGGACATTAACATGTATGCCAAAATGTCTTCAAACGAGGACCATTTTGCGGAAGTCTACATACCGTTTTCCGACAAGGTCAATTTCATTAAAAATAGAAACAAAGAAGAAGATGAAGAAAAACTGATGTCA harbors:
- a CDS encoding FAD-binding protein, which encodes MVEIIVVGAGLAGLAASIRACDNGANVSMISPDYSERSQSVMAMGGINAALNTKGEDDSPSQHFTDTMNGGCEINNEKAVKRLTDDAPQIINWLERMGTSFSRDANGNVDMRNFGGQKKKRTVYAESKTGKQIVSALVSACRKRESKGKIKRFVGYRFLSLIFTDEDECCGVNCIHEDTEEIKSFIGDAVIIATGGYNSVFGKILGSTQNDGFTTAKLFTQGVRLANLEMVQYHPTSVNTPQKRMLITEAARGEGGRLFVMKDGKPWYFMKDFYPELADLMPRDVVSRSIFKVSDGGKKDVFLDLTPLDEHTVKVKLDEVYEICQSYLNINPMETPIPIFPAVHYFMGGIQTDENHKTNIKGLYAAGECSCQYHGANRLGGNSLLGAVHGGWISAENAVLEKPTGNVLNNINDELESFKSHNPKDKPLSDTLSEISQIMNEAMGIYRNEDGLRAALDRLENLDTEVNAKYYDYLKVKLLVVLSKASILSALARKESRGAHQRLDYPESDDNYKKSICAMYEDGEIVIK
- a CDS encoding succinate dehydrogenase/fumarate reductase iron-sulfur subunit, yielding MKVMIKIDGELQTFDYDGDINISVITLLERWGRPIEYSCSCLQGICGACAMVINSEPKLACKTFLNEEKTVIENSEITIEPLSKFPLIKDLKVDRSILFDAMEDCELWLESDSTYHPKDLDFEYEMSLCLMCGCCTEVCPNYKLGDFVGAPVAVSASKLVNQESDKDHLKSLKKNYKKRFFSHCVKSTSCEDVCPMGIPTQRAISKMNRKSVWRIWQLLNRD
- a CDS encoding DUF6677 family protein; the protein is MANPIIAAIASFLLPGLGQIYAGAIPRGIMFLIVTAVFYSIGYFSDGIYLIISLVVDTVYSLAVAYEAYKLAQG
- a CDS encoding stage II sporulation protein M, producing MNLIDKEFLNRNKKLLLIAFIIVFGSLIVGSIVGYFEAGDSYGEMSEMIAFSHEHNIKTNMSISENATSASEYFVHNFMVDIITMIGGILFSIFSVWNVLSSSFIAGHYIGQDFVFGLVSTLPHGIIEYIATVFALTIAFIITRREINIIKTRSFDGIKTDLKDIVILLVLDIIFLAIAAFIEAHVTPGIVSSVFGI
- a CDS encoding histone family protein, with the protein product MAIPKAPVKRIIQNAGAERVSSDAVDALAEYLEEYAEEVSKDAVTYAKYAKRKTVKEEDVSLAVNSSKSSESPEEGKHNIVDVIKGVFDAVSEGQGIEDVIKSFMKK
- a CDS encoding SAP domain-containing protein — its product is MTKKDKTSKVDEKQTNKALTAEEVSEKYTVPELKSILKENGLKVSGKKEDLVERVLPILNEDSSETSTVQVDDLTSQENDDLLSPALSMFGIDYEELPVKDKTIMGDNTTLKIYGFTQNGLSMSDFTMSMVASPDIDLKMNLPEVSYSNFEDTIFTFKDLDLSILIKTDSQSLEFSAIMDSLDIITESYYVNLKGLNLGFKSLPDNSICLDIDIDSFIYPDIDGTYINFENLSLNISIGLDGEILGITTNLPKLNLLNKNYRVDLSDLNLNITLPDLELSNLDLSILMSDFRYTNFDDVHVNMDNVNVSIEPIISDKVTVITRMDALDAAGLNSFDELFPMLDINEVNFKTPTNDLESPVTITSLMPLLDISKLGMSTIATLLSSGFDLDTYMSNLPGQFTGPSYGGAFDDPNAEASGFDLVGMFEKCDYSGLDAIKFNLTGLLDSADIDLSDFGIDASDYDFSNISLSELIDGLKDSEFVMTAMGILGKLSTIDFENLDFNGLISDFDAESFDISSLLESLNISSSDLATLIDTFSNFGDVFKNLDLSCLGAIELNLTGLLDSLGIDLSDFGIDTSGYDLSAISLAELIGLLSNLEIDMNTITTLLKLFGIELDGIDLDGLISSFDAENFDISSLLESLNLSSSDLADIIEMFTNSDIDFAGMMENLDLSCLGAIELNLTGLIISLGIDISELGIDLSDYDLSAISLAELIGLLSNLEIDMNLITSLLRLLGIELDDLDFDGLINSFDEENFDMSSLLGSLNLTDSDIDAMVDMFTKSDIDFEAIFKNCDYSTLDGMVLDLTGVAESLEIDVSEFDVDLSAITIAELAGILSDPDFDMTAITSKFDASTLGNLKLDGLVSSFDEENFDISGLLESLNLSGVDMSAMVDMFSNSDIDFAGIFENIDLSCLGAIELNLGGLIVSLGIDITDLGIDLSDYDLTAISLAELIGIFSNLEIDMNLIAAVLKLFGLELDDLDFDGLISSFDAENFDLSSLLESIDLGDLDISAIVDMFTNSDIDFAGIFENIDLSCLGAIELNLTGLIESIDMDLSELGIDLSDYDLSAISLAELIGVFSNLDFDMNTIFIMLKLFGIELDGLDLDGLINSFDEENFDLNSLLGSINIGDLDISAMVDMFTNPDMDFKEMFENIDLSSLGAIELNLTRLLDSADIDLADFGIDTSDYDLSAISLAELIDALSTSEFVMTVDAIISKLMDMDYDNLDFDGLISSFDAENFDISGLLESLNLSNFDISAIFGNFDMNGFDIAEILNSTLSMFLEKSIPESSNA
- a CDS encoding phage holin family protein is translated as MRDVDELKKTPGLSLKRYLILFIANLIGLYLISFGLDFTVTNLNRVVVFIFFISIFNAVLWPLITRIYMPFMVWTFGIGSLILNGGIFAFFGPYFGLNINGLGIILAPLTIALITIILSTILGLDDDGAFYQATLREAQRKRKEDIKDYPGVIIVEIDGLAYDVLCEAIDRGVMPTVKQMLDSKTHTLKKWETDLSSQTGASQAGILHGNNENITAFRWIEKENDNQVMQCSGVSKVKILEERISNGNGLLVENGASRSNLFSGDTDNVIFTFSKITDLRKLYNGAWYSIFSNPSDFARIVVLLIEDMIHEIYSQLKHRLLNIQPRISRGIAYIPTRAGTNVFMREINTKTLIGDMMIGEIDVAYSTYLGYDEIAHHSGVRDEDVWFALKGMDKQIKHLVDGNKYSPREYQFVIQSDHGQTNGATFKQRYGESFEDFVKSLLPMDINMYAKMSSNEDHFAEVYIPFSDKVNFIKNRNKEEDEEKLMSDSEVIVLGSGNLALVYLTKWSHRLTYEEINEMFPELIDEIVNNEYVGFILVHSSQKGDMAIGKNGTYYLDNDEIEGEDPLEGFGDNIAQHLKRSSSFKYTPDILVNSFYDAEKDEVCAFEELVGSHGGAGGSQSEPFILYPSDWNVPDEEIVGAENIYKILKSNLNNIKESSKIDK